One region of Manis pentadactyla isolate mManPen7 chromosome 9, mManPen7.hap1, whole genome shotgun sequence genomic DNA includes:
- the NABP2 gene encoding SOSS complex subunit B1 isoform X3, with product MGCQSSGSMTTETFVKDIKPGLKNLNLIFIVLETGRVTKTKDGHEVRTCKVADKTGSINISVWDDVGNLIQPGDIIRLTKGYASVFKGCLTLYTGRGGDLQKIGEFCMVYSEVPNFSEPNPEYSTQQAPNRTVQNDSSPTTPQPTTGPPAASPASESQNGNGLSAPPGPGGGPHPTHTPPHTPSTRITRSQPNHTPAGPPGSSSNPVSNGKETRRSSKR from the exons A TGGGGTGCCAAAGCTCGGGCAGCATGACGACGGAGACCTTCGTGAAGGATATCAAGCCCGGGCTTAAGAATCTGAACCTCATCTTCATTGTGCTGGAGACAG GCCGAGTGACTAAGACAAAGGACGGGCACGAGGTTCGGACCTGCAAAGTGGCAGACAAAACGGGCAGCATCAATATCTCTGTCTGGGACGACGTGGGCAACCTGATCCAACCTGGAGACATTATCCGGCTCACCAAAGG GTATGCTTCAGTGTTCAAAGGTTGTCTGACACTATACACTGGCCGTGGGGGTGatcttcaaaagattggaga ATTCTGTATGGTTTATTCTGAGGTCCCTAACTTCAGTGAGCCAAACCCAGAGTACAGCACCCAGCAGGCACCTAACAGGACG GTGCAGAAcgacagcagccctaccaccccCCAGCCTACCACTGGACCTCCTGCTGCTTCTCCAG CCTCTGAGAGCCAGAACGGGAATGGACTGAGTGCCCCGCCAGGTCCTGGTGGCGGTCCACACCCCACACATACACCCCCACACACTCCCAGCACCCGCATTACCCGAAGCCAGCCCAACCACACACCTGCCGGCcctcctggctcctccagcaaCCCTGTCAGTAACGGCAAAGAAACCCGGAGGAGCAGCAAGAGATAG
- the NABP2 gene encoding SOSS complex subunit B1 isoform X1 translates to MTTETFVKDIKPGLKNLNLIFIVLETGRVTKTKDGHEVRTCKVADKTGSINISVWDDVGNLIQPGDIIRLTKGYASVFKGCLTLYTGRGGDLQKIGEFCMVYSEVPNFSEPNPEYSTQQAPNRTVQNDSSPTTPQPTTGPPAASPASESQNGNGLSAPPGPGGGPHPTHTPPHTPSTRITRSQPNHTPAGPPGSSSNPVSNGKETRRSSKR, encoded by the exons ATGACGACGGAGACCTTCGTGAAGGATATCAAGCCCGGGCTTAAGAATCTGAACCTCATCTTCATTGTGCTGGAGACAG GCCGAGTGACTAAGACAAAGGACGGGCACGAGGTTCGGACCTGCAAAGTGGCAGACAAAACGGGCAGCATCAATATCTCTGTCTGGGACGACGTGGGCAACCTGATCCAACCTGGAGACATTATCCGGCTCACCAAAGG GTATGCTTCAGTGTTCAAAGGTTGTCTGACACTATACACTGGCCGTGGGGGTGatcttcaaaagattggaga ATTCTGTATGGTTTATTCTGAGGTCCCTAACTTCAGTGAGCCAAACCCAGAGTACAGCACCCAGCAGGCACCTAACAGGACG GTGCAGAAcgacagcagccctaccaccccCCAGCCTACCACTGGACCTCCTGCTGCTTCTCCAG CCTCTGAGAGCCAGAACGGGAATGGACTGAGTGCCCCGCCAGGTCCTGGTGGCGGTCCACACCCCACACATACACCCCCACACACTCCCAGCACCCGCATTACCCGAAGCCAGCCCAACCACACACCTGCCGGCcctcctggctcctccagcaaCCCTGTCAGTAACGGCAAAGAAACCCGGAGGAGCAGCAAGAGATAG
- the RNF41 gene encoding E3 ubiquitin-protein ligase NRDP1: MGYDVTRFQGDVDEDLICPICSGVLEEPVQAPHCEHAFCNACITQWFSQQQTCPVDRSVVTVAHLRPVPRIMRNMLSKLQIACDNAVFGCSAVVRLDNLMSHLSDCEHNPKRPVTCEQGCGLEMPKDELPNHNCVKHLRSVVRQQQTRVAELERTSAEHKHQLAEQKRDIQLLKAYMRAIRSVNPNLQNLEETIEYNEILEWVSSLQPARVTRWGGMISTPDAVLQAVIKRSLVESGCPASIVNELIENAHERSWPQGLATLETRQMNRRYYENYVAKRIPGKQAVVVMACENQHMGDDMVQEPGLVMIFAHGVEEI; the protein is encoded by the exons ATGGGGTATGATGTAACCCGTTTCCAGGGGGATGTTGATGAGGACCTTATCTGTCCTATTTGCAGTGGAGTCTTGGAGGAACCAGTCCAG GCGCCTCATTGTGAGCACGCTTTCTGCAATGCCTGCATCACCCAGTGGTTCTCTCAGCAGCAGACGTGCCCAGTGGACCGGAGCGTTGTGACGGTCGCCCACTTGCGCCCAGTGCCTCGGATCATGCGGAACATGTTGTCCAAGCTGCAGATCGCATGCGACAACGCTGTGTTTGGCTGCAGTGCTGTTGTCCGGCTTGACAACCTCATGTCTCACCTCAGTGACTGTGAGCACAACCCAAAACGGCCTGTGACCTGTGAACAGGGCTGCGG CCTGGAGATGCCCAAAGATGAGCTACCAAACCACAACTGCGTGAAGCACCTGCGCTCGGTGGTGCGGCAGCAGCAGACGCGTGTTGCAGAGCTGGAAAGGACATCTGCCGAGCACAAGCACCAGCTGGCGGAGCAG AAGCGAGACATTCAGCTACTAAAGGCATACATGCGTGCAATCCGCAGTGTCAACCCCAACCTTCAGAACCTGGAGGAGACAATTGAATACAACGAGATCCTAGA GTGGGTgagctccctgcagccagcaAGAGTGACTCGCTGGGGAGGTATGATCTCGACCCCAGATGCTGTGCTCCAGGCTGTGATCAAGCGCTCCCTGGTAGAGAGTGGCTGCCCTGCCTCCATTGTCAACGAGCTCATTGAGAACGCCCACGAGCGCAGCTGGCCCCAGGGCCTGGCCACACTGGAGACAAGACAGATGAACCGGCGCTACTATGAGAACTACGTGGCCAAGCGCATCCCTGGCAAGCAGGCTGTGGTCGTGATGGCCTGTGAGAACCAGCATATGGGTGATGACATGGTGCAGGAGCCAGGACTTGTCATGATATTTGCGCATGGCGTGGAAGAGATATAA